A stretch of Rhizobium glycinendophyticum DNA encodes these proteins:
- a CDS encoding FAD-dependent monooxygenase produces MSITHATIVGAGVAGLTTALSFAAKGISSDIIEQAPQLGEVGAGLQLSPNATRVLSALGVLPDIEKHWLEPRTIRLASGRDLKSLANLPAGSFARERWGAPYGVLHRSTLQQALLRAVLNQPLCKLHLGRRIDGVGAEALAHVTGRRPDLVVGADGAWSVARDAVPDSPTVSFSGNIAWRFTVSSAAAPGFLSRSGVTAHLGPRAHLVSYPLNEIDGFNLVAIAAGTRSDEGWALQADATRRAMLLDQFAGWHRDIRTVLADADNPTFWPLYQASEGRWQNGSDTVLIGDAAHAMMPFSAQGAAMAIEDAFSLAHHLSKDALPPALARFEMERKARAARVKARGDFNRFAYHARGPFRIGRDIVLSLRAPESLAADLDWLYGHRIGD; encoded by the coding sequence ATGTCCATCACGCACGCCACCATCGTCGGAGCCGGGGTGGCGGGCCTGACGACTGCGCTCTCGTTCGCCGCCAAGGGCATTTCAAGCGATATCATCGAGCAGGCCCCGCAACTGGGTGAAGTGGGCGCAGGTCTGCAGCTTTCACCGAATGCGACACGGGTGCTCTCTGCCCTTGGCGTTCTCCCCGACATCGAGAAACATTGGCTCGAGCCGCGGACCATTCGACTTGCATCCGGCCGTGACCTGAAAAGCCTCGCCAATCTGCCTGCCGGCAGTTTTGCCCGAGAACGCTGGGGCGCTCCCTATGGGGTACTTCACCGCTCGACACTGCAGCAGGCGCTGCTGAGGGCAGTCCTCAACCAGCCTCTGTGCAAGCTTCATCTCGGCCGACGCATCGACGGCGTCGGCGCAGAGGCGTTAGCACATGTGACAGGTCGGCGACCGGATCTGGTGGTCGGCGCCGATGGCGCCTGGTCGGTCGCGCGCGATGCCGTTCCGGACAGCCCGACTGTCAGTTTCTCGGGAAACATTGCCTGGCGCTTCACCGTATCCTCGGCAGCCGCACCCGGATTTCTGTCGCGCAGCGGCGTCACCGCCCATCTCGGACCCCGGGCCCACCTCGTCAGCTATCCGCTGAACGAGATCGATGGCTTTAACCTCGTGGCCATCGCCGCCGGCACGAGAAGCGACGAGGGTTGGGCGCTACAGGCGGATGCGACGCGGCGTGCCATGCTGCTCGACCAGTTTGCCGGCTGGCACCGCGACATCCGCACAGTCCTCGCCGACGCAGACAACCCGACCTTCTGGCCTCTCTACCAGGCCTCCGAGGGGCGTTGGCAGAACGGATCAGACACGGTGCTGATCGGTGACGCGGCCCACGCTATGATGCCGTTTTCGGCGCAAGGCGCTGCGATGGCAATCGAAGACGCTTTCAGCCTTGCTCATCATCTCTCGAAAGACGCCCTGCCCCCAGCCCTTGCCCGTTTCGAGATGGAGCGCAAAGCGCGCGCTGCCAGGGTCAAGGCACGCGGCGATTTCAACCGCTTCGCCTATCACGCTCGCGGGCCTTTCCGGATTGGCCGGGACATCGTGCTGTCGCTGCGCGCGCCGGAGAGCCTCGCCGCCGATCTCGACTGGCTCTATGGCCACAGGATCGGCGACTGA
- a CDS encoding zinc-finger domain-containing protein codes for MAGHSIPHFQNDGGHQVIEIGVKEFMCTGASSPFDHPHIFIDMGHDNEKVCSYCSTLFRYNPALKADQTNPPGCVFHVKAA; via the coding sequence ATGGCCGGTCACAGCATTCCCCATTTCCAGAACGACGGCGGTCACCAGGTGATCGAGATCGGCGTGAAGGAATTCATGTGCACGGGCGCCTCCTCTCCGTTCGATCATCCGCACATCTTCATCGACATGGGACACGACAACGAGAAGGTCTGCTCCTACTGCTCGACCCTCTTCCGCTACAATCCGGCGCTCAAGGCCGACCAGACCAACCCGCCGGGCTGCGTCTTTCACGTGAAGGCGGCGTAA
- a CDS encoding alpha/beta fold hydrolase: MNLDAPAFSHFRNDGLELAYFDDGDPAGEPVLMIHGFASSASVNWVYPGWLRTLGDAGYRVIAIDNRGHGASDKPHDPEAYHPTSMAGDAAALLNHLGLPDAHVMGYSMGARISAFLAVEHPDRVRSLIFGGLGIGMCDGVGDWDPIADALLAPSLDDVSHERGRMFRAFADQTKSDRLALAACIRTSRDLVRREDIAKVDVPTLIGVGTKDDIAGSPTELAALMPNARALDIPNRDHMLAVGDRVFKKAALEFYAELADH; the protein is encoded by the coding sequence ATGAACCTCGATGCTCCCGCTTTTTCCCATTTCCGCAACGACGGCCTAGAGTTGGCCTATTTCGACGATGGCGACCCTGCTGGCGAGCCGGTGCTGATGATCCATGGATTCGCCTCGTCCGCGAGCGTCAACTGGGTCTATCCGGGTTGGCTGCGGACCTTGGGAGATGCAGGCTATCGCGTCATTGCGATCGACAATCGCGGCCATGGGGCGAGCGACAAACCGCATGATCCGGAAGCCTATCATCCGACTTCGATGGCGGGTGATGCCGCCGCACTTTTGAACCATCTCGGCCTGCCGGATGCCCATGTGATGGGCTATTCCATGGGCGCCCGGATATCGGCGTTTCTTGCCGTCGAGCACCCGGACCGCGTGCGTTCGCTGATCTTCGGTGGTCTCGGTATCGGCATGTGCGACGGGGTAGGCGATTGGGATCCCATCGCGGATGCCTTGCTCGCGCCGTCGCTCGACGACGTGAGCCATGAGCGGGGTCGTATGTTCCGCGCCTTTGCCGATCAGACCAAGTCCGACCGGCTGGCGCTCGCTGCCTGCATCCGCACCTCGCGCGATCTCGTCCGGCGCGAAGATATCGCCAAAGTTGATGTGCCGACCCTCATCGGCGTGGGCACCAAAGACGACATTGCCGGTTCTCCGACAGAACTGGCCGCTCTAATGCCGAACGCCCGTGCTCTCGATATTCCGAACCGCGACCACATGCTGGCGGTGGGCGACCGGGTGTTCAAGAAGGCGGCACTCGAGTTCTATGCAGAACTCGCTGACCATTGA
- a CDS encoding enoyl-CoA hydratase-related protein — MKQSRAFANGQIEATSAARVGLMQIVNPTRKNAITAAMWRAIPEAVHWLHVEAQVRVILLRGAGAKDFSAGADISEFTELRKDAATARVYEASNSRAFAAIREAPVPVIAAISGICYGGGFGLAAAADLRIATEDAVFAVPAARLGLAYPADAVQDFVRGLGSQMARRALFTGASLTAKELHACGFLSEITSADALEAQTLTLAEAIAQNAPLSLRASKLAIRAVELSDEDMLREAEILGAQTFDSDDYAEGRAAFAERRRPVFTGK; from the coding sequence ATGAAACAATCCAGGGCATTCGCAAATGGTCAGATCGAGGCGACGAGTGCAGCCCGTGTCGGGCTGATGCAGATCGTCAACCCGACGCGCAAGAATGCAATAACCGCCGCCATGTGGCGCGCCATTCCCGAAGCGGTGCATTGGCTGCATGTGGAGGCCCAGGTGAGGGTCATCCTGCTTCGCGGAGCGGGCGCGAAGGATTTCAGCGCCGGCGCAGACATTTCGGAATTTACCGAATTACGCAAGGATGCCGCGACAGCCCGGGTCTATGAGGCGTCCAACAGCCGCGCCTTCGCCGCGATCCGCGAGGCCCCGGTGCCCGTGATCGCTGCCATCAGCGGCATATGCTACGGTGGTGGGTTCGGGCTGGCGGCAGCCGCGGACTTGAGGATTGCCACCGAAGATGCCGTGTTTGCCGTGCCTGCGGCGCGGCTCGGTCTCGCCTATCCCGCCGATGCCGTGCAAGATTTTGTTCGGGGCCTTGGCAGCCAGATGGCGAGGCGCGCCCTCTTCACCGGAGCGAGCCTGACAGCAAAGGAACTGCACGCCTGCGGCTTTCTCAGCGAGATCACATCGGCAGACGCACTCGAGGCACAGACACTGACGCTGGCCGAGGCCATAGCGCAGAACGCTCCTTTATCACTCCGAGCTTCGAAGCTCGCGATCAGAGCCGTTGAACTCTCCGACGAGGACATGCTGCGCGAGGCGGAAATCCTCGGCGCGCAGACCTTCGACAGCGACGATTACGCAGAAGGGCGGGCGGCCTTCGCCGAGCGGCGGCGCCCGGTCTTTACCGGCAAGTGA
- the cysE gene encoding serine O-acetyltransferase, whose amino-acid sequence MVAHNDVLKSEIVTSMDPIWDSLRQEARLAADRDPMLAAFFHATVLSHRSLEDCVIYRICERLDHSDLPAIVLRQAFEAMMADWPEWTTILRVDIQAVYDRDPACTRFMEPVLYFKGFHAIQTHRLAHWLWNNGRRDFALYLQSRSSSIFQTDINPAARIGKGIFLDHATGLVVGETARIGDNVSILHGVTLGGTGKEGADRHPKIGDGVLIGAGAKVLGNIEVGSCSRIAAGSVVLKPVPRCTTVAGVPARVVGEAGCAEPARSMDQMILSED is encoded by the coding sequence ATGGTCGCACACAATGACGTTCTCAAGAGCGAGATTGTCACGTCGATGGACCCGATCTGGGACAGCCTGCGGCAGGAAGCCCGCCTGGCAGCGGATCGTGATCCGATGCTGGCCGCATTCTTCCATGCAACGGTCCTCAGTCACCGTTCCCTTGAAGATTGCGTGATCTATCGCATTTGCGAAAGACTCGACCATTCGGACCTGCCGGCCATCGTCCTGCGCCAGGCGTTTGAGGCGATGATGGCGGACTGGCCTGAGTGGACGACGATCCTTCGTGTCGACATCCAGGCCGTCTACGACCGTGATCCCGCCTGCACCCGGTTCATGGAGCCGGTTCTCTACTTCAAGGGCTTCCACGCCATCCAGACCCATCGTCTGGCCCACTGGTTGTGGAACAATGGCCGCCGAGACTTCGCTCTTTATCTGCAGAGCCGCTCGTCCAGCATTTTCCAGACCGACATCAATCCGGCCGCACGGATCGGCAAGGGCATTTTCCTTGATCACGCCACCGGATTGGTCGTGGGTGAAACTGCGCGGATCGGCGACAATGTCTCGATCCTCCATGGCGTGACGCTTGGCGGCACCGGCAAGGAGGGGGCCGACCGGCATCCGAAGATCGGTGACGGCGTGTTGATCGGGGCAGGGGCCAAGGTCCTCGGCAATATTGAGGTTGGCAGTTGCTCCCGCATCGCAGCCGGCTCTGTCGTCTTGAAGCCTGTGCCCCGCTGCACCACCGTCGCGGGTGTTCCCGCTCGCGTCGTCGGTGAAGCCGGATGCGCGGAGCCCGCCCGTTCCATGGACCAGATGATCCTCTCGGAGGATTGA
- a CDS encoding DUF3126 family protein, with the protein MKPDEIKKLDAYFKRTLNPTMTVKARPRKDDSAEVYVGEEFLGVVFKDEEDGELSYNFSMAILDVDL; encoded by the coding sequence GTGAAGCCTGATGAGATCAAGAAACTCGACGCCTATTTCAAGCGGACCTTGAACCCGACGATGACCGTCAAGGCACGTCCGCGCAAGGATGACTCTGCCGAAGTGTATGTCGGTGAGGAGTTTCTCGGCGTGGTCTTCAAGGATGAGGAAGACGGCGAACTCTCCTACAATTTCTCGATGGCCATCCTGGACGTCGATCTGTGA
- a CDS encoding phasin family protein: MFNIDDASKKSKEAMDAMMKNYSEITKGFQSIAAEATDYSKKSFQDMTSYVEALTSVKSPEAAFELQTSFFKSSYESFVAEATKLGEMYAELAKTLYKPYEAPFSRSLTPVPAAA, translated from the coding sequence ATGTTCAATATCGACGACGCCAGCAAGAAGAGCAAAGAAGCCATGGACGCCATGATGAAGAACTATTCGGAGATCACGAAGGGGTTCCAGTCCATCGCGGCCGAGGCGACCGACTACTCGAAGAAGTCCTTCCAGGACATGACCTCTTACGTCGAGGCACTCACTTCGGTGAAGAGCCCGGAAGCAGCGTTCGAGCTGCAGACTTCGTTCTTCAAGTCCTCCTACGAAAGCTTTGTGGCCGAAGCCACAAAGCTCGGTGAAATGTATGCCGAACTCGCAAAGACCCTCTACAAGCCTTACGAGGCTCCGTTCAGCCGCAGCCTGACGCCGGTCCCGGCGGCTGCCTGA
- the clpS gene encoding ATP-dependent Clp protease adapter ClpS, with protein sequence MIAKPVFMQSQRDGDNANKGTSVITRTKPKTKKPDLYRVLLLNDDYTPMEFVIHILERFFQKDREAATRIMLHVHNHGVGECGVFTYEVAETKVSQVMDFARQHEHPLQCVMEKK encoded by the coding sequence ATGATCGCCAAGCCGGTCTTCATGCAGAGCCAGCGTGACGGGGACAATGCCAATAAGGGCACCTCGGTCATCACGCGCACCAAGCCGAAGACGAAGAAGCCAGATCTGTATCGTGTCCTGCTTCTGAACGACGACTACACCCCGATGGAATTCGTGATCCACATCCTGGAGCGCTTTTTTCAAAAGGACAGGGAAGCTGCCACCCGCATCATGTTGCACGTGCACAATCACGGCGTGGGCGAGTGTGGTGTATTCACCTACGAAGTCGCCGAAACCAAAGTCTCACAGGTGATGGATTTCGCCAGGCAGCATGAACATCCGCTTCAATGCGTCATGGAAAAGAAGTGA
- the clpA gene encoding ATP-dependent Clp protease ATP-binding subunit ClpA, which translates to MPTFSPSLEKALHQALTYANERHHEYATLEHLLLALIDDADAAAVMGACNVNLDTLRKTVLEFVDNDLANLITGYDEDSKPTSSFQRVIQRAVIHVQSSGREEVTGANVLVAIFAERESNAAFFLQEQEMTRYDAVNYISHGIGKRPGASQVRPARGAEDGEPESKPSGREPEEGSAKGKQEALKAYCVNLNEKAKTGRIDPLIGRHDEVNRTIQVLCRRSKNNPLYVGDPGVGKTAIAEGLAKRIVEGKVPEALADATIFSLDMGTLLAGTRYRGDFEERLKQVVKELEDYPGAVLFIDEIHTVIGAGATSGGAMDASNLLKPALSSGAIRCIGSTTYKEYRQFFEKDRALVRRFQKIDVNEPSIDDAIEIMKGLKPYFEDYHKLRYTNEAIKSAVELSARYISDRKLPDKAIDVIDETGAAQMLLPASRRRKLITEREIEATIATMARIPPKTVSKDDEMVLANLEKELRSVVYGQDKAIEALSTSIKLARAGLREPNKPIGSYVFSGPTGVGKTEVAKQLASSLGVELLRFDMSEYMERHTVSRLLGAPPGYVGFDQGGLLTDGVDQHPHCVVLLDEIEKAHPDIYNILLQVMDHGSLTDHNGKKIDFRNVILIMTTNAGASEMAKSAIGFGSSKRTGEDEEALNRLFTPEFRNRLDATIPFAPLPTEVIHQVVQKFVMQLEAQLSERNVTFDLSEPAIAWLATKGYDEKMGARPLSRVIQEHIKKPLANEILFGKLKKGGVVKVGVKKDETGDEVLDLECVAEVTPAKPKPEVEVATAKLAKAKRKPAPKAAAVEDDGEVAVIDAAPAPAKRSAVPKVPKKK; encoded by the coding sequence GTGCCAACATTTTCCCCCAGCCTCGAAAAAGCGCTGCACCAGGCCCTGACCTACGCCAATGAGCGCCACCACGAATATGCGACGCTCGAGCACCTTTTGCTGGCTCTGATCGACGACGCCGATGCGGCGGCCGTGATGGGCGCCTGCAACGTCAATCTGGACACGCTGCGCAAGACGGTTCTGGAATTCGTCGACAACGACCTGGCCAACCTGATCACGGGCTATGACGAGGATTCCAAGCCGACGTCGAGCTTCCAGCGCGTCATTCAGCGGGCCGTCATCCACGTCCAGTCTTCGGGTCGAGAAGAAGTGACCGGTGCGAACGTGCTCGTCGCCATTTTCGCCGAGCGTGAAAGCAATGCCGCCTTCTTCCTGCAGGAGCAGGAGATGACGCGCTACGACGCGGTCAATTACATCTCGCACGGAATCGGCAAGCGTCCCGGGGCCTCGCAGGTCCGTCCTGCTCGCGGCGCAGAGGACGGCGAGCCCGAATCCAAGCCGTCTGGCCGCGAGCCGGAGGAAGGCTCCGCCAAGGGCAAGCAGGAAGCTCTGAAGGCTTACTGCGTGAACCTCAACGAAAAAGCCAAGACCGGCCGCATCGATCCGCTCATCGGCCGTCACGACGAAGTCAACCGGACGATTCAGGTGCTGTGCAGGCGTTCGAAGAACAACCCGCTCTATGTTGGCGACCCCGGCGTCGGCAAGACGGCGATCGCCGAAGGTCTGGCGAAGCGCATCGTCGAGGGCAAGGTGCCGGAAGCCTTGGCCGATGCCACGATCTTCTCGCTCGACATGGGCACGCTGCTCGCCGGCACCCGCTATCGCGGTGACTTCGAGGAGCGTCTGAAGCAGGTGGTCAAGGAATTGGAAGATTATCCGGGTGCCGTCCTCTTCATCGACGAGATCCACACGGTGATCGGCGCCGGTGCCACCTCCGGCGGTGCGATGGATGCCTCTAACCTGTTGAAGCCGGCTCTGTCCTCGGGCGCGATCCGCTGCATCGGCTCGACCACCTACAAGGAATACCGCCAGTTCTTCGAGAAGGACCGGGCACTCGTTCGCCGCTTCCAGAAGATCGACGTCAACGAGCCGTCCATCGATGATGCCATCGAGATCATGAAGGGCCTCAAGCCGTATTTCGAAGACTATCACAAGCTCCGTTACACCAACGAAGCGATCAAGTCGGCGGTCGAGCTCTCGGCGCGCTACATTTCGGACCGCAAACTGCCGGACAAGGCAATCGACGTCATCGATGAGACGGGTGCAGCCCAGATGCTGCTGCCAGCCTCTCGCCGCCGCAAGTTGATCACCGAACGGGAAATCGAAGCCACCATCGCGACCATGGCCCGCATCCCGCCCAAGACCGTCTCCAAGGACGACGAGATGGTTCTCGCCAACCTGGAGAAGGAACTGCGCTCCGTGGTCTACGGCCAGGACAAGGCGATCGAGGCGCTTTCGACGTCGATCAAGCTCGCCCGTGCGGGTCTGCGCGAACCGAACAAACCGATCGGTTCTTACGTCTTCTCCGGCCCGACCGGCGTCGGCAAAACCGAGGTCGCCAAGCAGCTTGCGTCGTCTCTCGGAGTCGAACTCCTGCGCTTCGACATGTCGGAATACATGGAGCGTCACACGGTTTCGCGTCTGCTCGGTGCACCTCCCGGCTATGTCGGCTTCGATCAGGGCGGTCTCCTGACCGACGGCGTCGATCAGCATCCGCATTGCGTGGTTCTGCTCGATGAAATCGAGAAGGCGCATCCGGATATCTATAATATCCTGCTGCAGGTCATGGACCATGGGTCTCTGACGGACCACAATGGCAAGAAGATCGATTTCCGCAACGTCATCTTGATCATGACGACCAATGCGGGCGCGTCGGAGATGGCGAAGTCGGCGATCGGCTTCGGCTCGTCCAAGCGTACCGGCGAAGACGAGGAAGCGCTGAACCGCCTGTTCACGCCTGAATTCCGCAACCGTCTCGACGCGACGATCCCGTTTGCGCCTCTGCCCACCGAGGTCATCCATCAGGTCGTCCAGAAGTTCGTCATGCAGCTGGAAGCCCAGCTGTCCGAGCGTAATGTCACCTTCGACCTCTCGGAACCTGCCATCGCCTGGCTCGCGACCAAGGGTTACGACGAAAAGATGGGCGCACGGCCGCTGTCCCGCGTCATCCAGGAGCACATCAAGAAGCCGCTGGCCAATGAGATTCTGTTCGGCAAGCTGAAGAAGGGTGGCGTGGTCAAGGTCGGCGTCAAGAAGGACGAGACCGGAGACGAAGTGCTCGATCTTGAATGCGTCGCTGAAGTAACGCCCGCGAAGCCGAAGCCCGAAGTCGAAGTGGCGACGGCCAAGCTTGCCAAGGCAAAGCGCAAGCCGGCGCCAAAGGCCGCTGCGGTTGAAGACGATGGCGAAGTGGCTGTGATCGATGCGGCGCCGGCGCCCGCCAAGCGTAGCGCCGTGCCGAAGGTGCCGAAGAAGAAGTAG
- a CDS encoding AzlC family ABC transporter permease — protein MPAAERDVSQSRWFLAGMRGLFSLPAIILMISFVGFAAFALQSGVSRGQAMFMTAAVWALPAKMILIGTMTSGANLFAIFLAVTLSSIRLMPMVASLVPEMRTSRTPTWLLLLLSHFVAITAWVFAMGSFKNVPREARVAYFAGFGITLVAINSALVGICYGLVSSFPPVVAGLLFFLTPSYFIASIWATGRQSVVKVAFVVGAIFGPLLAVVMPGFDILVAGLGGGTLAYFFDRFIVRAGKKPNSPEPESAISIEEVV, from the coding sequence ATGCCTGCAGCCGAACGTGATGTGTCCCAAAGCCGCTGGTTCCTTGCCGGGATGCGCGGCCTGTTCAGCCTGCCCGCGATCATCCTGATGATCTCCTTCGTTGGCTTTGCAGCTTTTGCGTTGCAGTCGGGCGTTTCCCGGGGTCAAGCGATGTTCATGACGGCGGCGGTCTGGGCACTGCCGGCCAAGATGATCTTGATCGGCACCATGACCAGCGGCGCAAATCTTTTCGCGATTTTTCTTGCCGTGACCCTCTCGTCCATCCGGCTGATGCCGATGGTGGCCTCGCTCGTGCCGGAAATGCGGACCAGCCGCACGCCAACCTGGTTGCTTCTGCTCCTCTCCCACTTCGTTGCTATCACTGCCTGGGTCTTTGCCATGGGCAGCTTCAAGAACGTGCCGCGTGAGGCCCGTGTGGCGTACTTCGCCGGCTTTGGCATCACCCTCGTGGCGATCAATAGTGCGCTCGTTGGCATCTGTTACGGCTTGGTATCAAGCTTTCCGCCCGTTGTTGCTGGCCTCCTTTTCTTCCTGACGCCATCCTATTTCATCGCCTCGATCTGGGCGACGGGCCGGCAATCGGTGGTCAAGGTCGCGTTCGTTGTCGGCGCCATTTTCGGCCCGTTGCTGGCCGTTGTGATGCCCGGTTTCGATATCCTGGTGGCGGGCCTCGGTGGGGGTACGCTCGCGTATTTCTTCGATCGTTTCATTGTCCGAGCCGGCAAGAAGCCGAACTCTCCGGAGCCGGAGTCCGCCATTTCGATCGAAGAGGTGGTGTGA
- a CDS encoding AzlD domain-containing protein codes for MMTEYWPYLVVLVAGWLATDLWRWLGVLAGNRLQEGSEILNWVRAVATALVMAVTTKLVVFPTGVLEASPLWLRLMATALGFAAFLLSGQKVIVGVIVPLAILGTGLLWL; via the coding sequence GTGATGACGGAGTACTGGCCCTATCTCGTCGTCCTCGTTGCCGGTTGGTTGGCGACGGACCTCTGGCGCTGGCTCGGCGTGCTGGCCGGCAACAGATTGCAGGAGGGGTCGGAAATCCTCAACTGGGTGAGGGCGGTTGCCACCGCCCTGGTGATGGCCGTGACGACGAAACTCGTCGTTTTCCCGACGGGGGTGCTGGAGGCATCGCCGCTCTGGTTGAGGCTCATGGCCACGGCCCTCGGCTTCGCCGCCTTCCTGCTCTCAGGGCAAAAGGTGATCGTTGGCGTCATCGTCCCGCTTGCAATCCTCGGCACCGGTCTGCTCTGGCTTTAG
- a CDS encoding HIT family protein, whose protein sequence is MSMTAYDPNNIFAKILSGDIPSVKLYEDDDTLAFMDVMPQAPGHLLVIPKQGSRNLLDADPAVLAKLLPVVQKLANAAKEAFEADGVYVAQFNEAAAGQTVFHLHFHVIPRHDGLPLKPHTGGMENVDVLKANAEKIRAAL, encoded by the coding sequence ATATCGATGACTGCCTACGATCCCAACAACATCTTCGCCAAGATCCTGTCCGGCGACATTCCATCGGTGAAGCTTTATGAAGACGACGACACGCTGGCGTTCATGGATGTCATGCCGCAAGCGCCGGGGCACCTGCTCGTGATCCCAAAGCAGGGTTCACGCAATCTGCTGGATGCCGATCCCGCCGTCCTCGCAAAGCTCCTGCCGGTCGTGCAGAAACTGGCCAATGCCGCCAAGGAGGCCTTCGAGGCAGACGGAGTCTATGTCGCTCAGTTTAACGAGGCGGCCGCCGGTCAGACCGTCTTCCACCTGCATTTCCACGTCATCCCGCGTCATGATGGGCTGCCGCTCAAGCCCCATACGGGCGGCATGGAAAACGTCGACGTGCTGAAGGCCAATGCCGAGAAGATCAGGGCCGCGCTCTGA
- a CDS encoding GNAT family N-acetyltransferase codes for MADEVTVRIAGSFREIDPSDWATLSGTSRAGPGYNPFVSHAFLSAMDESGSAVAETGWMGHHLLLEEDGRLIGAVPCYLKNHSQGEYVFDHGWADAYQRAGGRYYPKLQASVPFTPATGPRLLVRQGEDVERVSGLLAEALSQVTRKMGASSAHVTFLPQGELPSLTDANFLHRTDQQFHFINRGYADHEAFLAELSSSKRKNLRKERRAAVENGIIIDWLTGGDLTEDIWDQFFRFYIDTGSRKWGRPYLTRSFYSLIGERMADDVLLVMAKRDGRYVAGAINFIGADALYGRHWGCIEDHPFLHFEVCYHQAIDFALSKGLARVEAGAQGEHKLARGYEPVTTHSAHYIAHPGLRRAVADYLEHERREVAQISDYLGEHTPFRKGDRQPREGEEFDG; via the coding sequence ATGGCAGACGAGGTGACTGTCCGCATTGCCGGCTCCTTCCGGGAGATCGATCCGTCCGATTGGGCCACACTGTCCGGCACGTCACGTGCCGGACCCGGCTACAATCCCTTCGTCTCTCATGCCTTTCTGTCGGCGATGGACGAGTCCGGCTCGGCCGTTGCCGAGACCGGATGGATGGGCCATCATCTGTTGCTGGAGGAAGACGGCCGGCTGATCGGCGCCGTCCCTTGCTATCTCAAGAACCACAGCCAGGGTGAATACGTCTTCGACCATGGCTGGGCGGATGCTTATCAGCGAGCCGGTGGCCGCTATTATCCAAAGCTGCAGGCGTCGGTGCCGTTCACCCCGGCGACGGGGCCTCGGTTGCTCGTGCGGCAGGGCGAGGATGTCGAGCGTGTCTCCGGTCTTCTCGCCGAGGCGCTTTCCCAGGTGACGCGCAAGATGGGCGCGTCATCGGCGCATGTCACCTTTCTTCCGCAAGGTGAGTTGCCTTCCCTTACGGATGCCAATTTCCTGCATCGGACCGACCAGCAGTTCCATTTCATCAATCGCGGCTATGCCGACCACGAGGCTTTCCTGGCCGAACTCTCCTCTTCCAAACGAAAGAATCTTCGCAAGGAACGGCGGGCGGCGGTGGAGAACGGCATCATCATCGACTGGCTGACCGGCGGCGATCTAACGGAAGACATATGGGACCAGTTCTTCCGCTTCTATATCGATACCGGCAGCCGCAAATGGGGCAGGCCCTACCTCACCCGCAGCTTCTATTCGTTGATTGGGGAGCGCATGGCCGATGACGTGCTGTTGGTGATGGCCAAGCGCGACGGGCGCTATGTTGCGGGCGCGATCAACTTCATCGGGGCCGATGCGCTATACGGCCGCCACTGGGGCTGCATTGAGGATCATCCCTTCCTGCATTTCGAGGTCTGCTACCATCAGGCGATCGACTTTGCCCTGTCGAAGGGTCTTGCACGCGTCGAGGCAGGCGCGCAGGGGGAGCACAAGCTGGCGCGCGGCTACGAGCCCGTCACCACGCATTCGGCACACTACATCGCCCATCCGGGGCTCCGACGCGCCGTCGCAGACTATCTCGAACACGAGCGACGGGAAGTTGCCCAGATAAGCGATTATCTCGGCGAGCATACACCCTTCCGCAAGGGTGACCGTCAGCCGCGCGAGGGCGAAGAATTCGACGGTTGA